One window of the Microcoleus sp. FACHB-831 genome contains the following:
- a CDS encoding isochorismatase family cysteine hydrolase, with amino-acid sequence MSEPLLIVDVQSGFINEFTHHIPERVVRLIQRNDYEPILFTRFINSPSGPYCRFLGWHGCDTEPDTNLVAELESFAKPEFVFSKPGLCGMPDELTKFVRDRSIERISIVGIDTDMCVLKIAMDLFDIGIEPMVIADCCASTAGLQAHLAGLAVLSRNIGAKRLLEAGVGDGTLAAP; translated from the coding sequence ATGTCCGAGCCATTACTCATTGTCGATGTGCAATCGGGGTTTATCAACGAATTTACGCATCATATCCCGGAGCGTGTGGTTCGCCTCATCCAGCGCAACGATTATGAGCCTATCCTGTTCACTCGGTTTATAAACAGCCCTAGCGGGCCTTATTGCCGCTTTCTTGGGTGGCACGGCTGTGACACCGAACCAGATACAAATCTTGTTGCCGAACTCGAATCATTTGCCAAGCCAGAGTTTGTCTTCTCAAAGCCTGGACTTTGCGGGATGCCGGACGAACTGACCAAATTCGTCCGCGATCGCAGTATTGAGCGAATCTCAATCGTTGGCATCGACACAGATATGTGCGTGTTGAAAATTGCGATGGATCTCTTCGACATCGGCATTGAACCGATGGTAATCGCTGATTGCTGCGCTAGTACGGCGGGTTTGCAGGCACACTTAGCGGGGCTGGCGGTACTCAGCCGCAATATTGGAGCCAAGCGGCTGCTAGAAGCTGGCGTTGGTGACGGGACGCTGGCTGCACCATAG
- a CDS encoding phosphate/phosphite/phosphonate ABC transporter substrate-binding protein — protein sequence MSRPDKLRLVSYLAPNMFWFYKAVGAYLGRVFDVEVHIVQSEYDPLEDPAMLEDRLDVAFICGLPFIRHHRVVPNQLEAIVAPVCQNLRYGDRPVYFSDIIVKADSSLKSFEDLAGKTLCYNDPGSNSGYNLLRDRLLKAGHPSNFFGKVIQSGSHQRSIRWVVEGLADCSAIDSTVLEQELRDFPKLSNNLRVVESIGPCPMPPVVAAKRLGWKFIKEIQSALLQPDAELQDAMKRSHIQGYVAMQSEEYDAIASMYDAVQAGYDSIGKA from the coding sequence ATGAGCCGACCGGACAAACTTAGGTTAGTCTCCTACCTGGCTCCCAATATGTTCTGGTTTTACAAGGCAGTTGGGGCATATCTAGGGCGAGTTTTTGATGTAGAAGTGCATATAGTGCAAAGCGAGTACGATCCGCTTGAAGATCCGGCGATGCTGGAAGATCGCCTGGACGTTGCTTTTATCTGTGGGTTGCCGTTCATCCGCCATCACCGAGTCGTCCCCAATCAACTAGAGGCGATAGTTGCGCCAGTATGCCAAAACCTGCGCTATGGCGATCGCCCGGTTTACTTCTCGGATATTATTGTCAAAGCTGACAGCAGCCTCAAAAGCTTTGAGGATCTGGCAGGTAAAACGTTGTGCTACAACGATCCAGGCTCGAACAGCGGCTACAACCTGTTGCGCGATCGCCTATTAAAAGCTGGACACCCCAGTAACTTTTTTGGCAAGGTAATTCAATCTGGTTCGCATCAACGTTCGATTAGATGGGTTGTTGAAGGACTAGCAGACTGTTCCGCTATCGATAGTACTGTGCTAGAGCAAGAATTGCGCGATTTTCCTAAATTATCAAATAATTTACGAGTTGTTGAGTCCATCGGGCCATGTCCGATGCCTCCCGTCGTTGCGGCGAAGCGGCTTGGGTGGAAATTTATTAAGGAAATCCAGTCGGCGCTATTGCAACCAGATGCAGAACTGCAAGATGCAATGAAGCGATCGCACATACAGGGTTACGTTGCCATGCAGTCGGAAGAGTATGATGCGATCGCCAGTATGTATGATGCAGTGCAAGCAGGTTACGACAGCATCGGTAAAGCTTAG
- a CDS encoding acireductone dioxygenase: MAILQLEDGTIYTNLAEITRELAHLNIQLKRCPVRKNLELPGLLEQDILNIVEKEQVLAAVSNHFREVKRSAGYMWRDLLVLHPGSFSLYALITHFDRCHIHTDDEALYILAGECIFGFVRPDGSQVELIVQPEEYINVPGGTEHWFSLTASFNIKAVRYFTTAGGWTPHYTNTEISFRQSVAKRSKGDRELGL; the protein is encoded by the coding sequence ATGGCTATCCTGCAACTAGAAGACGGTACGATTTACACTAATCTCGCTGAAATTACCCGCGAACTTGCTCATCTCAATATCCAGTTGAAACGCTGTCCTGTAAGAAAAAACCTGGAGCTGCCTGGATTGTTAGAACAGGACATTCTCAACATCGTTGAGAAAGAGCAGGTATTGGCTGCTGTTAGCAATCACTTTAGGGAAGTCAAGCGCAGCGCTGGCTATATGTGGCGCGACTTGCTCGTGTTGCACCCTGGTTCGTTTAGTCTTTATGCACTAATAACCCACTTCGATCGCTGCCACATCCATACAGATGACGAAGCGCTTTACATCCTTGCTGGGGAGTGCATCTTCGGATTTGTGCGTCCTGATGGTAGCCAAGTAGAACTAATCGTGCAACCAGAGGAGTATATTAATGTTCCAGGCGGTACGGAGCATTGGTTTAGTCTGACAGCTTCGTTTAATATCAAAGCGGTAAGATATTTCACTACCGCAGGCGGCTGGACGCCGCACTATACCAACACCGAAATTAGTTTCCGGCAATCTGTTGCGAAAAGATCTAAGGGCGATCGCGAGTTGGGCTTATAA
- a CDS encoding DUF202 domain-containing protein has protein sequence MSNTEIKGRLNPSRVRDHLANERTYLAWMRTAIALMGFGVVIVRLRAFRPPILPHPGNGWKLGLLFSLVGLATVLLSTQHYFAVRRDIDEDTYEPADRWVILFSLAITILGAGVIYFVFTAPLNPLSPVVPE, from the coding sequence GTGAGCAATACAGAAATTAAAGGGCGGCTGAATCCGTCGCGGGTGCGAGATCACCTAGCAAATGAGCGCACCTATTTAGCATGGATGCGTACCGCGATCGCCCTGATGGGCTTTGGCGTTGTTATCGTGCGCCTCCGCGCCTTCCGTCCGCCTATTCTCCCCCATCCCGGCAATGGCTGGAAATTGGGTTTACTTTTCTCCCTAGTTGGTTTAGCAACTGTTTTACTATCCACTCAGCACTACTTCGCCGTCCGTCGTGACATTGATGAGGATACTTATGAACCCGCAGATCGATGGGTTATCCTTTTTAGCCTCGCCATTACCATCTTGGGAGCTGGGGTTATCTATTTCGTCTTCACAGCCCCCCTCAACCCCTTAAGTCCCGTTGTTCCTGAGTAA
- a CDS encoding branched-chain amino acid transaminase gives MYNFLQFAYFQNEFVPFADAKISIATHALHYGTGAFGGLRGIPDPEDSKKILLFRLDRHCQRLSDSAKLLQYDLPAKKIEEVIVDFVRKNRPTASFYIRPFIYTSGLGIAPRVHDIEKDFFVYGLELGDYLSPEGVSCRISSWYRQEDRSLPLRGKISGAYITSSLAKTEAVESGFDEAILMNSQGKISEASGMNIFVVKNGQIVTPGFEQDILEGITRDSILTIARDFGIKTIERPVDRSELLIADEVFLSGTAAKIVPVQRIENYELPKNRPIAEKLREKLTAIVENRETNYRDWVYSIAID, from the coding sequence ATGTATAACTTTTTACAATTTGCCTACTTCCAAAACGAATTTGTACCTTTTGCTGATGCTAAAATTTCCATTGCCACTCATGCCTTACACTATGGAACCGGAGCCTTTGGGGGATTGCGCGGTATACCCGATCCTGAAGATTCTAAGAAAATTTTGCTGTTTAGATTAGACCGTCATTGCCAAAGATTAAGCGACAGTGCAAAGCTTTTACAATACGACTTGCCAGCCAAAAAAATTGAAGAAGTTATAGTTGATTTTGTAAGAAAAAATAGGCCAACTGCGTCTTTTTACATCCGGCCTTTTATTTACACATCAGGTTTAGGTATTGCACCTAGAGTCCACGACATAGAAAAAGACTTTTTTGTATATGGGTTGGAATTAGGAGATTATTTGTCTCCAGAGGGAGTCAGCTGTAGAATTAGCTCTTGGTATCGACAAGAAGATCGGAGTTTGCCGCTACGAGGGAAGATTAGCGGGGCTTATATTACTTCTTCTTTGGCTAAAACTGAAGCCGTAGAATCTGGCTTTGATGAAGCCATTTTAATGAATTCTCAGGGTAAAATCAGTGAAGCTTCCGGGATGAATATATTTGTAGTGAAAAATGGGCAAATTGTTACCCCCGGATTCGAGCAGGATATTTTAGAAGGAATTACTAGAGATAGTATTCTGACAATTGCTAGGGACTTTGGTATTAAAACTATAGAGCGTCCTGTTGATAGGTCTGAGCTTTTGATTGCTGACGAAGTTTTCTTGAGCGGTACGGCTGCAAAAATTGTGCCAGTGCAGAGAATTGAAAACTACGAATTGCCCAAAAATAGACCAATTGCTGAAAAACTCAGAGAAAAACTGACGGCGATCGTAGAAAATAGAGAAACGAATTATCGCGACTGGGTTTATTCCATCGCGATTGACTAA
- a CDS encoding Crp/Fnr family transcriptional regulator, producing the protein MISSTLIAPGSAQLKRRRFTRRSLLPLGRDYLWQIETGIVRTLTFSEDGTPITLGLWGPGDIAGRVLSKADHYQIECLTSVEATMLPAERWNQASEAMILHIQRFQEFLEILHCRSVDASLWRLLTWLANRFGRETEQGQLIELRLTHQEISELIGATRVTVTRLLKEFEQRGIIQRQPHHFIVLHEQQPFWHYEI; encoded by the coding sequence ATGATCTCCTCCACGCTTATAGCTCCTGGCTCTGCTCAACTCAAGCGACGTAGATTTACGCGCCGCTCTCTACTACCGTTAGGACGGGATTATCTCTGGCAAATCGAAACAGGTATAGTTCGCACCTTAACCTTCAGCGAAGACGGCACGCCCATTACTCTTGGGTTGTGGGGGCCTGGGGATATTGCTGGTAGAGTGCTATCGAAAGCGGATCATTATCAAATTGAATGTCTCACGTCTGTAGAGGCAACTATGCTACCCGCTGAGAGATGGAACCAAGCTAGCGAGGCTATGATCCTGCATATTCAGCGCTTTCAAGAATTCTTGGAGATTTTGCATTGCAGATCGGTTGATGCTTCGCTTTGGCGACTGCTAACTTGGTTGGCAAACAGGTTTGGTCGTGAAACAGAGCAAGGGCAACTAATCGAGTTGCGGTTGACTCATCAAGAAATTTCCGAACTAATTGGTGCTACGAGAGTAACGGTTACGCGGCTGCTCAAAGAATTTGAGCAGCGGGGGATTATCCAGCGCCAACCTCACCACTTTATTGTTCTGCACGAGCAACAGCCTTTCTGGCACTATGAAATTTAA
- a CDS encoding response regulator: MRNILVIEDEELLRESILHLLNINGFNAIGAENGSVGVGLAREVVPDLVLCDVRMPGINGYDVLKELRNDPITAKIPFVFVTAQTPQANFDQGQKLGANGYLRKPFSGAELLAEIALLLK, from the coding sequence ATGAGGAACATATTGGTGATAGAAGATGAAGAACTTCTCCGTGAAAGTATTCTTCATCTTTTAAATATCAATGGGTTTAATGCTATTGGTGCCGAAAATGGCAGCGTTGGGGTGGGCTTGGCAAGAGAAGTTGTGCCCGATCTGGTTTTGTGTGATGTGAGGATGCCTGGAATTAATGGTTACGATGTTCTCAAAGAGTTGCGTAACGATCCTATTACTGCAAAAATTCCCTTCGTTTTTGTTACTGCTCAGACACCTCAAGCAAATTTTGACCAAGGGCAAAAACTGGGAGCAAACGGTTATCTACGCAAACCGTTTTCTGGTGCAGAATTACTAGCAGAGATCGCGCTGCTGCTGAAGTGA